Genomic window (Pseudovibrio brasiliensis):
AGAGCGACGACCTCGTTGATCAAATCAAACAAACACTTGAGAACATTCGCGAAATCCTCGCCGTAGCGGGCGCGAAACCAGAGCATGTGGTGCGCCTGACTTGGTATGTGGTCGACAAAAAGGACTACACCGCACGTCTGCGCGAAGTAGGTGAGGCCTATCGCTCTGTGTTTGGGCGTCATTTCCCGTCCATGACCATGATCCAGGTGGCTGATCTGGTGGAAGATCAGGCCAAGGTGGAAATTGAAGCAACAGCAGTGCTGCCAAAAACGGGATAACATAATGCGGGATTGGGACGCGGCCTACCATAACTCCGGCGTAGTGCCGAACGCACAAGAGCTGTTCGATCAATGGGTTGAGCGCTCCAAAGCGTTTCGCGAGACATCAAACAACCAGCTGGATATCGCCTATGGAAGTGGGGAGAGAGAAAAGCTTGACCTCTTCTTCCCCAAAACGCCTGAGGCGTCCAAAGGGCTCGTCATGATCGTCCATGGCGGGTATTGGAAGGCCTTTGACAAGTCCGCGTTCAGCCATCTGGCAAAGGGGGCGACGGAGATGGGTTACACCGTTGCCGTACCATCTTACGACCTATGCCCAGATACTAATATTTCCAATATTACCATGCAGATGCATCAAGCTCTTAATGTTTTAGCTGAACAAATTAAAGGACCGATTCATCTGACCGGTCACTCCGCTGGTGGTCACTTGGTAGCGCGGCTTGGCTGCAAGAACGCGATGATACCAGATAGTATCACTGGCAGGATCAGGCATATCCTTGGCATCAGTGGCGTCTACGATCTTCGGCCGATCCGTAGGACGGCGATGAACGAGACGTTGCATATCGACGAGGCGGAGGCGCTGGCGGAAAGTCCGGTGCTGCACGAACCTCTTGATAACCTACGCTTTACCGGCTGGGTTGGGGCAGAAGAGCTTGCCGAGTTCCGACGTCAGAATGCGGCCCACTGTGCCATGTGGGGCGGTTTTGAAACGCAAGTCATGGCCTATGAGGACCCGGGCAAAAACCATTTTACCGTGGTAGAGGCACTGGAACAGGCAGATAGCCTCCTCCTCACAACTATGTTGAATACATAGTTGTATCATACTGTAATATATAGACCTTTCTAAACCGTGCGATTTTGCGTTCTTATGTGCGTTCATTTGCGTGGTTTAAGAGATTCATGCGTTACTTTAAGTTGCGATGCTGCCCACCAGATGAACACGTTTCATCATCAAGCCTCATCAGGCAGCACCTCCTAACATTCCCAGCCCTCACAACCCCTCTTAACCTAATGGATAGGCTATTCACCAAATGGAGAGTTGTGGAGCCCCCCTCAGCCACTTTAAGGTTGATCCAAGAAAGCGAGCCGGAGTTATCCGCCCAGCGCAGAAGTCGGGTAGACTGAATACTCAAATCTGCACGGAGGCAAATCAGCTCCGGCAATGAGCGCTCACCAAGGGCACTCATTCACGCAGAACTTGGCTGACTGGGGAGGCATACGTGACAGCAGCAAAAGCAGGACCACTTTCAGGACTTCAGGTGGTGGAGATGGCAGGCCTTGGCCCAGCGCCCATGGCTGGACAGTTGCTTGCCGATCTTGGGGCTGATGTCATCGTTATAGACAGGCGCACCGGCGAGCGCATCGACAAGGATGTGAACCGCCGCGGCAAGAAATCCATTGCGCTCAACATGAAGAGTGAAGGGGCCCTAAAAGTCTTCTTCTCGCTGGTCGAGAAAGCCGACATCCTGATCGAGGGCTTCCGTCCCGGCGTGATGGAGCGCCTAGGTTTGGGGCCGGACGAATGCCTCGCCAGGAACCCCGGCCTGATTTATGGCCGCATGACCGGCTGGGGGCAGGACGGCCCACTGGCTCATGCTGCAGGCCATGACCTCAACTACCTCGCCATGACGGGCATGCTCCACGCCATTGGCGAGGAAGGTCGCCCACCTGTGCCGCCTCTCAATATGGCAGCAGACTATGGCGGCGGCTCCATGTTCCTCCTGCTGGGTGTGCTCTCAGCCCTGTTTGAGCGCTCCAGAAGCGGCAAGGGGCAGGTGATCGACGCGGCCATGGTCGATGGCGTACCAGCCATGATGGGCTTGATCTACTCCTTGATGGGTCGCGGCCTCTGGCAGGACAAGCGTCAGGCCAACTTGTTAGATGGTGGCGCACCATTCTACCGCTGTTATGAAACCTCCGATGGCCGCTACCTGTCAGTGGGCTCTCTGGAACCTCAGTTCTTTACATTGCTGCTGAAAGGGCTGGCCCTGCCGCCAGAGCTTTCCAAGATCCAGATGAACATGAAGGAATGGCCGAAACTGGAAGAACAGATCGGTGCGGCCATTAAAGCCAATACGCTGGATCACTGGACGGGCGTCTTTGCCGGAACAGATGCTTGCGTCGCCCCAGTTCTTTCCATTGAAGAGGCCAACGCAGCCGCTCTCAACACAGAGCGCGGCAACCGCATCCGTCTGGGCGGCGTCACACAGGCCGCACCCGCACCACGCTTCAGCCGCACTGTTCCGCAAACACCTGAACCGGCAGGAAGAACCGGAGACCATACTTCACAGGTTTTACAGGAGCTTGGTTTCTCTGAAAGTGACATCGATGAGATGCAGCAGAGCAAAACTTTGGCCTGAATCTGCGGTATTTAACGATGCGAAACAAACGGAGAAAGGAGGGGGCCTCAGCACTCCCTCCCACGTCATAACTGCCTCCGCCTAATCCTCTGAGAACAT
Coding sequences:
- a CDS encoding RidA family protein, which gives rise to MTTQQALFKHLQPEGWKPASGYANGIMAEGTPIFLGGQIGWNAQQVFESDDLVDQIKQTLENIREILAVAGAKPEHVVRLTWYVVDKKDYTARLREVGEAYRSVFGRHFPSMTMIQVADLVEDQAKVEIEATAVLPKTG
- a CDS encoding alpha/beta hydrolase, coding for MRDWDAAYHNSGVVPNAQELFDQWVERSKAFRETSNNQLDIAYGSGEREKLDLFFPKTPEASKGLVMIVHGGYWKAFDKSAFSHLAKGATEMGYTVAVPSYDLCPDTNISNITMQMHQALNVLAEQIKGPIHLTGHSAGGHLVARLGCKNAMIPDSITGRIRHILGISGVYDLRPIRRTAMNETLHIDEAEALAESPVLHEPLDNLRFTGWVGAEELAEFRRQNAAHCAMWGGFETQVMAYEDPGKNHFTVVEALEQADSLLLTTMLNT
- a CDS encoding CaiB/BaiF CoA transferase family protein, with amino-acid sequence MTAAKAGPLSGLQVVEMAGLGPAPMAGQLLADLGADVIVIDRRTGERIDKDVNRRGKKSIALNMKSEGALKVFFSLVEKADILIEGFRPGVMERLGLGPDECLARNPGLIYGRMTGWGQDGPLAHAAGHDLNYLAMTGMLHAIGEEGRPPVPPLNMAADYGGGSMFLLLGVLSALFERSRSGKGQVIDAAMVDGVPAMMGLIYSLMGRGLWQDKRQANLLDGGAPFYRCYETSDGRYLSVGSLEPQFFTLLLKGLALPPELSKIQMNMKEWPKLEEQIGAAIKANTLDHWTGVFAGTDACVAPVLSIEEANAAALNTERGNRIRLGGVTQAAPAPRFSRTVPQTPEPAGRTGDHTSQVLQELGFSESDIDEMQQSKTLA